A window of Synechococcus sp. MEDNS5 contains these coding sequences:
- a CDS encoding NAD-dependent epimerase/dehydratase family protein, with product MKVLVLGGDGFCGWPCAVNLADQGHDVLIVDNLSRRKIDIDLEVESLTPITTIGERLKAWEQIGGKPMRFEHMDIAHEYQRLLDLLIEEKPDSVVHFAEQRAAPYSMKSSATKRYTVDNNVNGTHNLLAAIVESGLDIHVVHLGTMGVYGYGSHRGATIPEGYLKVEVPQPDGSRFEEEILHPASPGSVYHMTKTLDQLLFLYYNKNDKVRITDLHQGIVWGTNTDATDRDPRLTNRFDYDGDYGTVLNRFLMQAAIGYPLTVHGTGGQTRAFIHIRDSVKCVQLALENPPTQGERVKIFNQMTESHQVGELAKKVAALTGAQVNNLPNPRNEAVENDLIVDNRCFIELGLNPTTLDDGLLKEVVEIATRYADRCDRNRILCTSAWTKREAEAIKSK from the coding sequence ATGAAAGTTCTCGTTCTTGGTGGTGACGGCTTCTGCGGCTGGCCCTGTGCCGTGAATCTCGCTGATCAGGGCCACGACGTGTTGATCGTGGACAACCTCAGCCGGCGCAAGATCGACATCGATCTGGAGGTGGAATCACTCACCCCGATCACCACCATCGGCGAGCGTCTCAAGGCCTGGGAGCAGATCGGCGGCAAGCCGATGCGCTTCGAGCACATGGACATCGCCCATGAGTACCAGCGACTGCTCGATCTGCTGATCGAGGAAAAGCCCGACTCAGTGGTGCACTTCGCCGAACAGCGCGCTGCTCCCTACTCGATGAAGAGCAGCGCCACCAAGCGCTACACCGTCGACAACAACGTCAACGGCACCCACAACCTGCTCGCCGCGATCGTGGAGAGCGGGCTCGACATCCACGTGGTGCACCTCGGCACCATGGGCGTCTACGGCTATGGCTCCCACCGCGGCGCCACGATTCCTGAGGGCTACCTCAAGGTGGAGGTGCCCCAGCCCGACGGCAGCCGCTTCGAGGAGGAGATCCTCCATCCCGCCAGCCCGGGCAGCGTCTATCACATGACCAAGACGCTCGATCAGCTGCTTTTCCTCTACTACAACAAGAACGACAAGGTCCGCATCACCGACCTGCACCAGGGGATCGTCTGGGGCACCAACACCGATGCCACCGACCGCGACCCGCGCCTCACCAATCGCTTTGATTACGACGGCGATTACGGCACGGTGCTCAACCGCTTCCTGATGCAAGCGGCGATCGGTTACCCCCTCACCGTGCACGGCACCGGCGGCCAGACCCGCGCCTTCATCCACATCCGCGATTCCGTGAAGTGTGTGCAGCTGGCCTTGGAGAATCCTCCAACCCAGGGCGAGCGGGTGAAGATCTTCAACCAGATGACCGAAAGCCATCAGGTGGGTGAATTAGCCAAGAAGGTCGCCGCCCTCACCGGAGCTCAGGTGAACAATCTTCCTAATCCACGCAACGAAGCCGTTGAAAACGATCTGATTGTGGACAACCGCTGCTTCATCGAGCTGGGACTCAATCCCACCACCCTCGATGACGGCCTGCTCAAGGAAGTGGTGGAGATCGCGACGCGCTATGCCGACCGCTGCGATCGCAACCGCATCCTCTGCACCTCGGCCTGGACCAAGAGGGAAGCAGAAGCGATAAAAAGCAAATGA
- a CDS encoding sulfotransferase family 2 domain-containing protein, whose translation MYPMKNNLTIEERKPKIHFLHIPKTGGTSLKKRFSAYDDDNSKYDLVFHRHKTRIADVPSSEKIVFFVRHPISRYYSSFLSRYNRGKPSYSCDWTPEEQKYFRIFRSPESLAEALSSLNIVKKYLAFKAMKNIRHVNRPLSYWIGSISEMSDNFEKLFHVGYQETYEASYNMLLQKLGLSEIPSNTKVEHSRKIEHYEVSRRAQKNLSKYYAEDISIYWKLAQRFES comes from the coding sequence ATGTATCCCATGAAAAACAATCTAACCATCGAAGAAAGAAAGCCGAAAATTCATTTTCTTCATATACCCAAAACAGGTGGAACATCTTTAAAAAAAAGATTCTCAGCGTATGATGATGATAATTCAAAATATGATTTAGTTTTTCATCGTCACAAAACAAGAATTGCTGACGTACCTAGCTCAGAAAAAATTGTTTTTTTTGTTAGACACCCAATTTCACGATATTATTCTAGCTTTTTAAGTCGATACAACCGAGGAAAACCTTCTTACAGTTGCGATTGGACTCCTGAAGAGCAAAAATACTTTCGTATATTTCGGTCACCTGAATCTCTTGCTGAGGCATTATCATCACTGAATATCGTAAAAAAATATTTGGCTTTTAAAGCCATGAAAAATATTCGGCATGTAAACCGTCCACTCTCGTACTGGATAGGTTCAATTTCAGAAATGTCAGATAACTTTGAAAAATTATTTCATGTGGGTTATCAAGAGACATATGAAGCATCATATAACATGCTTCTACAAAAACTTGGCCTATCAGAGATTCCGTCTAACACAAAAGTCGAGCATTCACGAAAGATTGAACATTACGAAGTCTCTCGACGCGCACAAAAAAACCTGTCAAAATACTATGCTGAAGACATATCTATATACTGGAAACTAGCTCAGCGATTTGAATCATAA
- a CDS encoding FkbM family methyltransferase: protein MNILFSSRVKHALKSILLRPLARLLISSSKTSALQALIKLKIPITQIVDVGVKNNTIELINLFPKLHHILFEPVEKFSKSIRLSYAKTSNVLHQVALSNCSGVSYLVERSLYNSSLTTHSEICSEPVLVDNIHIKRCTKIQKTTLDVYHNDLQENFLLKIDVDGSELLILLGSSMVISKASVVIIEASWYNFSKLNSFLVDHNFILFDLVDKCNYGFSMWQCDLIYVNSRYQHALRPPMKPFKRYLWFEL, encoded by the coding sequence ATGAATATTCTTTTTTCAAGTAGAGTAAAGCATGCTCTTAAATCAATTTTACTAAGGCCCTTAGCTCGACTTTTGATTTCTTCTAGCAAAACCTCTGCACTACAGGCATTAATTAAGCTGAAAATTCCTATTACACAAATAGTCGACGTGGGTGTTAAAAATAATACGATTGAACTCATTAATCTATTCCCTAAACTTCACCACATACTTTTTGAACCCGTCGAGAAATTCTCGAAATCAATAAGATTGAGCTATGCAAAGACTTCTAACGTCTTACATCAAGTTGCATTGTCAAATTGTTCAGGTGTTTCCTACTTGGTTGAAAGATCACTTTATAATTCTAGTTTAACGACTCATTCTGAAATTTGTTCAGAACCTGTTTTAGTCGATAATATTCATATAAAAAGATGTACAAAAATACAAAAAACTACCCTTGATGTCTATCATAACGATTTACAAGAAAATTTTTTATTGAAAATCGATGTCGATGGATCTGAGCTATTAATTTTATTAGGCTCATCAATGGTTATTTCTAAAGCTTCTGTTGTAATTATCGAAGCTTCCTGGTATAATTTTTCTAAACTAAATTCTTTTCTAGTCGACCATAACTTTATACTATTTGATTTAGTTGATAAATGTAATTATGGCTTCTCCATGTGGCAGTGTGATCTAATCTATGTCAATAGTCGCTACCAACATGCCTTAAGGCCACCTATGAAGCCATTTAAACGCTACTTATGGTTCGAGCTCTGA
- a CDS encoding NAD-dependent epimerase/dehydratase family protein, with product MKKSKLNKSGVKFAITGGAGFVGYNLMLLLEKEFIKPIFYIIDDLSSSTLNDPFLPNNNIEKGRITWIKASISTLDLTEVFDKVDIVIHLAAKGNVVQSIELPIDNFNSNVVSTLHILDCLRNSSCNKLIFSSTGGALMGNTEPPVDEMSLPSPISPYGSSKLACEGYIKSFSHVYDLDACIFRFGNVYGPYCLHKQGVFNKFANAFLDEQEIVIYGDGSSTRDYVNVYDICMGIISGCHGLLSNSLRAYNCFHLSSGVQTSLNQLCDYFIKASDRKPKVTYLPKRKGEVEVNFADYSRALQALEYSPTISIQKGVAEFYAWYLSSRIIKR from the coding sequence ATGAAAAAATCAAAGCTTAATAAGTCTGGTGTTAAATTCGCCATTACCGGTGGAGCGGGTTTCGTAGGCTATAATTTAATGTTATTGTTAGAAAAGGAATTTATTAAACCCATTTTTTACATAATTGATGACTTGTCTTCTTCCACTTTAAACGATCCTTTTCTTCCTAATAATAATATCGAAAAGGGCCGTATTACATGGATAAAAGCATCTATATCTACCCTCGATCTTACAGAAGTCTTCGATAAAGTAGATATTGTCATTCATCTGGCGGCAAAAGGAAATGTTGTTCAATCTATTGAGCTTCCAATTGACAACTTTAACTCTAATGTTGTTTCAACTTTGCATATTCTCGATTGTTTACGAAATTCAAGTTGTAATAAACTTATATTTTCATCAACAGGGGGTGCACTAATGGGAAATACAGAGCCCCCTGTCGACGAAATGAGTTTGCCATCACCAATATCTCCCTACGGATCAAGCAAGCTTGCTTGTGAAGGGTATATAAAAAGTTTTTCTCACGTATATGATCTTGATGCATGTATTTTTAGATTCGGGAATGTATACGGTCCATATTGTCTTCATAAACAAGGTGTATTTAATAAGTTTGCCAATGCTTTCCTAGATGAGCAAGAAATAGTTATCTACGGTGATGGATCATCTACAAGAGATTATGTCAATGTATATGACATATGCATGGGCATCATATCAGGATGTCATGGTTTGTTGAGTAATAGTTTAAGAGCGTACAACTGTTTTCACCTGTCAAGCGGTGTGCAAACATCTCTGAATCAACTTTGCGATTATTTTATTAAAGCTTCTGATCGCAAACCCAAAGTAACATATCTGCCCAAGAGAAAAGGAGAAGTAGAAGTAAATTTTGCAGACTATTCAAGAGCATTACAAGCTCTTGAATATTCGCCGACTATATCAATTCAAAAAGGGGTAGCGGAGTTTTACGCTTGGTATTTATCAAGTAGGATCATTAAAAGATGA
- a CDS encoding sulfotransferase family 2 domain-containing protein — MGHIYSHQHRCAIYDAPKAGGTTLRTWLIMCLTSSDPNKNLLAGNYIKGDHEFRKIVDEIGYKHSYFVNYPSAIHKACIIREPIRRFKSCFVDKLIREDRWKHIRQMKACDDVPGFINFLESYQFKFKNNIKRILPYNNDLQRSYIFYHFCPQVRHFGYDPQYFTNYFFTDEMSSKLKPFLETTFDATLENIHTRKSSLQNFLWISDNAICKLKKMYSDDYKFIKSLTR; from the coding sequence ATGGGTCATATTTATTCCCATCAACATAGATGTGCAATCTACGATGCGCCAAAGGCAGGTGGAACCACTCTTCGTACATGGCTGATAATGTGCTTGACATCTTCAGACCCTAATAAGAACCTTTTGGCGGGCAATTACATCAAAGGAGATCATGAATTCCGCAAAATAGTTGACGAAATAGGCTATAAACATTCTTACTTCGTAAATTACCCTTCAGCAATTCATAAGGCATGCATAATTCGCGAACCCATCAGACGATTCAAGAGCTGCTTTGTAGATAAACTTATTAGAGAAGATCGGTGGAAACATATTAGACAAATGAAAGCATGCGACGATGTACCTGGCTTTATTAACTTTTTGGAGTCTTATCAATTCAAATTTAAAAATAATATAAAAAGAATTTTGCCGTATAATAATGACTTGCAAAGATCATATATTTTTTATCATTTTTGCCCTCAAGTGCGGCACTTTGGCTATGACCCACAATATTTTACAAATTACTTCTTTACAGATGAGATGTCATCGAAATTAAAACCTTTTTTAGAAACTACTTTCGATGCAACTCTTGAAAACATACATACAAGAAAATCTAGCTTACAAAATTTTCTTTGGATTAGCGATAATGCCATATGCAAATTGAAAAAAATGTACAGTGATGACTATAAATTTATCAAAAGCTTGACTCGCTGA
- a CDS encoding glycosyltransferase, with protein MRVLYINAYDGLNGAGIGGYRSFKIIRDNSTLVNIKMLVKYKTTGDENVIQIPRSFQFYIKEFSKIYSYHSPLSQLHWLCKYSRMYHSTAKYNFLSNKFIDSLKPDLLNLHWLGSDLLTIESIAKLKYPIVWKLADEWIYSGSEHYSYSTDDLKTESNKSFVSRLKFFAPDALLKLSSDTYRRKITYLSEKKFHFVTPSTWLSSKIRASSIFRNATLHVIPNSIDTAKWYPLDKFKSRFRLGIDPDSKVICFGCHDFNDKRKGFDIFLETLNFLKEIVSNKNYSNIIILIFGCKKIPNHINMPFEHVCFQYTSDYEKVREYYSASDLFMVTSRVDNFPNTALEALSCKLPVFGFKTGGLSDIVKTNISGFLATPFDSYELASIISRYLLETNLRRPLEESSRTYVINEFSPPKISKKYELAYQSCLDSYH; from the coding sequence ATGAGAGTTTTATACATTAACGCATATGACGGATTAAATGGTGCAGGGATAGGAGGTTATAGATCCTTTAAAATCATTCGTGATAATTCAACTTTGGTAAATATAAAAATGCTGGTTAAATACAAAACGACAGGCGATGAAAATGTTATACAGATACCAAGATCATTTCAATTCTATATAAAAGAATTCAGCAAAATTTATAGCTATCATTCGCCGCTTTCGCAACTTCACTGGCTATGTAAATACTCACGCATGTATCACTCCACCGCTAAGTACAATTTCTTATCTAATAAATTTATTGATTCACTTAAACCAGATCTTCTAAATCTTCATTGGCTAGGATCTGACCTGTTGACAATTGAATCAATTGCGAAATTAAAATATCCTATAGTATGGAAACTAGCTGATGAGTGGATATATTCTGGTTCGGAGCATTATTCTTATTCGACTGATGACTTGAAGACTGAATCAAATAAATCTTTTGTAAGCAGGTTAAAATTTTTCGCTCCTGATGCATTGCTAAAGCTATCTTCTGATACATATAGAAGAAAAATTACTTATTTATCGGAAAAAAAATTTCATTTTGTAACCCCAAGTACATGGCTAAGTTCAAAAATAAGAGCTTCTTCAATCTTCCGAAATGCAACTCTCCACGTTATTCCAAACTCTATAGATACTGCAAAATGGTATCCATTAGATAAGTTTAAATCTCGCTTTCGTCTCGGTATAGATCCGGATTCAAAAGTTATTTGTTTCGGTTGTCATGATTTTAATGATAAAAGAAAAGGTTTTGATATATTCCTGGAAACTCTTAATTTTTTAAAGGAAATTGTTAGCAATAAAAATTACTCCAACATTATAATACTTATATTTGGGTGCAAAAAAATTCCTAATCATATAAATATGCCATTTGAACATGTATGTTTTCAATACACATCAGATTACGAGAAAGTACGCGAATATTATTCTGCTTCCGACTTGTTTATGGTCACTTCGCGTGTTGACAATTTCCCTAATACAGCTCTAGAGGCTTTGAGCTGTAAATTACCAGTATTTGGTTTTAAGACAGGCGGTTTATCAGATATTGTAAAAACGAATATATCTGGTTTTTTAGCAACGCCATTTGACTCATATGAACTCGCATCAATTATTTCTCGTTATTTACTTGAAACTAATCTAAGACGTCCTTTAGAAGAAAGTTCACGGACATACGTAATTAATGAATTTTCACCACCTAAAATTTCAAAAAAATATGAGCTTGCATACCAATCCTGTCTTGATTCTTATCACTAA
- a CDS encoding NAD-dependent epimerase/dehydratase family protein produces MQDKPYLLITGASGFLGSSFLKSFLSSPLSKSFKIIAVSRYPVLLADIFLDTSRLLLGDYRSILETLDISVIINFAFSAHNTKYKSSLVRGSTCLITEYFIKYCSLHPQTRFIAISSIAVFGDRLFDASFVSNTSPVSPNTNYGLQKLFIESMLLNAHSLYSFPLTIYRPPLIYGPNAPGSYDTLRRLIRKGFPLCIFSNSNLRSFLPINSFVATLLNEITSDKCLNVTNLPYPPVSTYRFVSDIKHDLMLPFRNCDSPILKENNFIYRTGLFKSLTSKFNSSYIVTC; encoded by the coding sequence ATGCAAGATAAACCTTATTTGTTGATCACAGGTGCTTCGGGTTTTTTAGGATCCTCATTTCTAAAAAGTTTCCTTTCATCTCCACTATCTAAAAGTTTTAAGATTATCGCCGTCTCCCGATATCCTGTTTTGTTAGCAGACATTTTTTTAGATACATCTCGCCTCCTTTTGGGTGATTATAGGTCTATCCTTGAAACACTAGATATATCAGTTATAATTAATTTTGCATTTTCTGCTCATAATACTAAATACAAATCATCCTTGGTACGTGGATCAACATGTCTTATAACTGAATATTTTATTAAATATTGCTCATTACACCCTCAAACTCGTTTTATAGCTATCAGTTCTATAGCAGTGTTTGGAGATCGTTTGTTTGATGCTAGTTTTGTATCTAATACATCTCCTGTCTCCCCGAATACGAACTATGGACTTCAAAAACTTTTTATTGAGTCAATGCTCTTAAATGCTCACTCTTTATATTCATTTCCTCTTACTATTTATCGGCCTCCATTGATATACGGACCTAATGCTCCGGGATCTTATGATACTTTAAGACGTCTAATAAGAAAGGGTTTTCCACTATGTATTTTCTCAAATAGTAATTTAAGAAGTTTTCTCCCTATTAATTCTTTTGTTGCCACGCTCTTGAATGAAATCACCTCTGACAAGTGCCTAAATGTTACAAATCTTCCTTACCCCCCGGTTTCGACTTATCGTTTTGTAAGTGACATTAAGCATGATCTAATGCTTCCATTCCGTAATTGCGATTCACCAATTTTAAAAGAAAATAATTTTATATATCGCACTGGACTATTCAAATCTTTAACAAGTAAGTTTAATTCCTCTTATATAGTTACATGTTAG